One Candidatus Hydrogenedentota bacterium DNA window includes the following coding sequences:
- a CDS encoding peptidylprolyl isomerase produces MSVKVKFECTCGDFTVEIHDDWAPRGAARFLGLVEEGFFTDVRFFRVVTRPRPFIVQFGIHGDPKVSAKWRSDRIQDDPVRQSNRKGTLTFATAGPGTRTTQLFINYGDNAFLDGQGFSPIGEVIENMETVEAINDEYGESPDQGRIQDQGNAYLEKAHPNLDYIKKAYVVS; encoded by the coding sequence ATGTCGGTCAAAGTTAAGTTTGAATGCACCTGTGGCGACTTCACCGTTGAAATCCACGACGACTGGGCGCCCCGTGGCGCGGCCCGCTTCCTGGGCCTGGTGGAAGAAGGATTCTTCACGGACGTGCGGTTTTTCCGCGTCGTGACGAGACCCCGCCCCTTCATCGTCCAGTTCGGTATCCACGGCGACCCGAAGGTGTCCGCCAAATGGCGGAGCGACCGGATCCAGGATGACCCGGTACGGCAGAGCAACCGCAAGGGCACGCTGACCTTCGCCACGGCCGGCCCGGGCACGCGCACGACCCAGTTGTTCATCAACTATGGCGACAACGCTTTCCTTGACGGCCAGGGCTTCTCCCCCATTGGGGAAGTCATTGAGAATATGGAGACGGTGGAAGCGATCAACGACGAATACGGTGAATCGCCGGATCAGGGCCGCATCCAGGATCAGGGCAATGCCTACCTGGAGAAAGCCCACCCGAACCTCGACTATATCAAGAAGGCGTATGTGGTTAGTTGA
- a CDS encoding ABC transporter ATP-binding protein, with translation MLLPAQNGEPASNPAPKPKGSAWTVYRRLLAYTWQYKYRLIVSLLFAMFIAASFTAMLITVREVVNLTYFVPEYEQDGALKHEDPRDRHLQSIREMNGWIQNTIISAPGTTLERYIGPPVWIESEFSELVDAMRAEKTDAVKYTCLLLIIFAFVTGVARFIQEYYSGAIGAYISTDMARQMYDNLMAQSVGYFETRTTGDTLARFTNDIFMVNRGLEGVLVKLMREPFKAIGFFGFALWTDPLLTLVGVCGMPPVILVLTKIGMKMRKSARRSLEKISSMASVVNETVNGISIVKVFTMERYEIERVRTEITRLRRFLLQMVRLHATTGPVTEFILVLGVTVFLLYAAKRMETGELKLGELTTLLIALAMLLDPLRKMSAVNNMIQTSIASAERVFEFIDMTPEIDEREGAPALPPMEKGIRFDNVTFGYSTETPVLRNFSLDVRKGETVALVGPSGSGKSTIIKLIPRFYDIQGGAILIDGQNISEVSAQSLREQISLVTQNTILFAETIRENIAAGQSHYTQEDIERAATAAHAVEFIEKLPKGYDTRLDEAGTTLSGGQRQRLAIARAFIKDPSILILDEATSSLDSESERLIQDALDHFLDGRTAFIIAHRLSTIQRADRILLIQEGRIVEEGSHSELLTRNGAYARLYRTQFDTQEPPA, from the coding sequence ATGCTCCTCCCTGCTCAAAACGGCGAACCCGCAAGCAATCCCGCCCCGAAACCGAAGGGTTCCGCCTGGACGGTGTACCGGCGTCTGCTGGCCTATACCTGGCAGTACAAGTATCGGCTGATTGTCTCCCTGCTCTTTGCCATGTTTATCGCCGCTTCCTTCACGGCCATGCTGATCACGGTGCGGGAAGTGGTGAACCTGACCTACTTCGTGCCGGAGTATGAGCAGGATGGCGCGTTGAAGCATGAGGATCCCCGAGACCGACATCTCCAGAGCATCCGGGAGATGAATGGGTGGATACAAAACACCATTATCTCCGCCCCCGGCACGACCCTGGAGCGCTATATTGGCCCGCCGGTGTGGATCGAAAGCGAGTTCAGCGAACTGGTGGACGCCATGCGGGCCGAGAAAACGGACGCGGTCAAATACACCTGCCTGCTCCTGATCATTTTCGCCTTCGTGACCGGCGTGGCGCGTTTCATTCAAGAGTATTACTCCGGGGCGATTGGGGCCTATATTTCCACCGACATGGCGCGGCAGATGTACGACAACCTCATGGCCCAGTCGGTGGGCTATTTTGAGACGCGGACGACGGGCGACACCCTGGCCCGCTTTACCAACGACATTTTCATGGTCAACCGGGGCCTCGAAGGCGTGCTGGTCAAGCTGATGCGCGAGCCCTTCAAGGCTATCGGCTTCTTCGGCTTCGCCCTGTGGACCGATCCGCTGCTCACCCTCGTGGGCGTGTGCGGCATGCCGCCGGTCATCCTCGTGTTGACCAAGATCGGCATGAAGATGCGCAAGAGCGCCCGCCGGTCCCTGGAGAAGATCTCCAGCATGGCTTCCGTGGTGAACGAGACCGTGAACGGCATCAGCATCGTGAAGGTCTTCACGATGGAGCGCTACGAAATCGAGCGCGTCCGGACGGAGATCACGCGGCTGCGCCGGTTCCTGCTCCAGATGGTGCGCCTTCATGCGACGACCGGCCCGGTGACCGAGTTTATCCTCGTGCTGGGCGTGACCGTGTTTCTGCTGTACGCCGCTAAGCGAATGGAGACCGGTGAACTCAAGCTGGGCGAGTTGACGACGCTGCTCATCGCCTTGGCCATGCTCCTGGATCCGCTGCGCAAGATGTCCGCGGTGAACAACATGATACAGACCAGTATAGCCAGCGCCGAGCGCGTTTTTGAGTTTATCGACATGACCCCGGAAATCGACGAGCGGGAAGGGGCGCCCGCGCTCCCGCCGATGGAAAAGGGTATCCGCTTCGACAACGTGACTTTCGGCTACAGCACCGAAACTCCCGTGCTCCGGAATTTTTCGCTGGACGTGCGCAAGGGCGAGACGGTGGCGCTGGTGGGACCAAGCGGCTCGGGCAAGAGCACGATCATCAAATTAATTCCCCGCTTCTACGACATTCAGGGCGGGGCTATCCTGATTGACGGCCAGAACATCAGCGAGGTTTCGGCGCAAAGTCTTCGGGAGCAGATCAGCCTGGTGACTCAGAACACAATCCTCTTTGCGGAAACCATCCGCGAGAATATTGCCGCCGGCCAGTCGCACTACACGCAGGAAGACATTGAACGCGCCGCTACCGCCGCCCACGCGGTGGAGTTTATCGAGAAACTGCCGAAGGGATACGACACCCGGCTGGACGAAGCGGGCACGACCCTTTCCGGGGGCCAGCGCCAGCGCCTCGCGATTGCGCGGGCCTTCATCAAGGACCCGAGCATCTTAATCCTCGACGAGGCCACCTCGAGTCTGGACTCGGAGAGTGAGCGCCTGATTCAGGATGCCCTCGATCACTTTCTGGATGGGCGGACCGCCTTCATCATCGCCCATCGCCTTTCGACGATTCAGCGCGCGGATCGCATCCTGTTGATTCAGGAGGGCCGCATTGTGGAGGAGGGCAGCCACAGTGAGTTGCTGACCCGGAACGGTGCCTACGCCCGACTCTATCGCACCCAGTTTGACACCCAGGAGCCCCCCGCATGA
- a CDS encoding SDR family oxidoreductase — protein MPRFQDKVVFITGASSGIGAATALEFAREGATVVLAARRTDRLDSVKEEIETLGGKALALVCDVTDRNSIDAAVAETVAAFGRIDVVLANAGFGVSGAAVKLKTEDYRRQFDTNVFGVIDTVHATLPHLQASKGRLAIVSSVMGRVGLPASGPYCASKFAMVGFAESIYYDLAEVGVSVTCINPGVVSSEIRTLNNRGEQTGRKDPAPKYLVMSTDVAARKMVRAIYRRTPEFTFTGHGVLVTFLNRHFPRTTRRLIRFVTKGRMAKVEKLKRGGS, from the coding sequence ATGCCGCGTTTTCAGGACAAGGTTGTTTTCATCACCGGCGCCTCCTCTGGCATCGGTGCGGCCACCGCGCTTGAGTTTGCCCGTGAAGGGGCCACGGTCGTGCTCGCCGCCCGGCGCACGGATCGCCTGGACTCGGTCAAGGAGGAGATCGAGACCCTGGGCGGAAAGGCCCTGGCCCTGGTCTGCGACGTGACCGACCGCAACAGTATCGATGCCGCCGTCGCCGAGACGGTTGCGGCCTTCGGGCGGATTGATGTGGTATTGGCAAACGCGGGCTTCGGTGTGAGCGGCGCCGCCGTGAAACTGAAAACCGAAGACTATCGCCGCCAGTTCGACACCAATGTTTTCGGCGTCATCGACACCGTTCACGCCACCTTGCCCCATCTCCAGGCGAGCAAGGGGCGCCTGGCGATCGTCAGTTCCGTCATGGGGCGGGTGGGACTTCCCGCTTCCGGGCCCTACTGCGCCAGCAAATTCGCCATGGTGGGCTTTGCCGAATCCATCTACTACGACCTGGCCGAAGTCGGCGTAAGCGTCACCTGCATCAACCCGGGTGTCGTCTCCAGCGAAATCCGCACCCTCAACAACAGGGGCGAGCAAACCGGGCGAAAAGACCCCGCCCCAAAGTACCTCGTCATGTCCACCGACGTGGCCGCCCGGAAGATGGTGCGCGCCATTTATCGCCGCACACCCGAGTTCACCTTCACCGGCCACGGTGTCCTCGTCACCTTTCTCAACCGCCACTTTCCCCGCACCACCCGCCGCCTCATTCGCTTCGTCACCAAAGGCCGCATGGCCAAGGTGGAGAAACTCAAGCGCGGGGGTAGTTGA
- a CDS encoding glycogen-debranching protein, which produces MLSPADYTPARLPAELVKTFNVVAGRPYRQGTSVFDKGIRFSVVSRFATRVWLCVFDTVGDTVPVWEYEFDPRTDRTGDVWTIFVENMPKTVLYKYRMDGPYETGAGHYFDSRVYLLDPYSKAFAGNVHDGTIKCVTVEESHWHSRDYRPRIPVSETIIYEAHVRGFTRHSSSGVAHPGTYRGLIEKLPYLKDLGITAIELLPIQEAGETRLGRCSLNGRGELINYWGYSSIGFFAPTGLHACSAEGWEHLIEFREMVEAIHAAGMEIILDVVFNHTSEGNEMGPSLCFRGMTNSIFYLLDERGRYLNYSGCGNTVNCNHPLVRDFILDCLRYWVSVMHIDGFRFDLASILGRDRNGEVVQNAPLVERIAEDAVLRDTKLIAEAWDAGGAYQVGSFGDNRWAEWNGRYRDDVRRYWRGDPHTRGTFASRVMGSADVYEWAGRSPEHSINFVTCHDGFTLRDLVSYTRKHNWDNGEGNRDGSDDNISMNCGVEGTTAIPWVNELRLRMQKNYLATLFLSLGVPMLLGGDEFGRTQSGNNNAYCQDNEISWFNWSLLGEYSQLHRFCRELIAFRKSNPALTRKIYFPHTSDENLAEVFWLDEHGQPIDWESPSTLLSYKIQPRSNNGTALYLIFNNSELAQAFRLPPGAWSMRINTGRQAPEDIYAGEAGAPMMSGVLEVAARSVVALSQSIPAAP; this is translated from the coding sequence ATGTTGTCCCCTGCTGATTATACCCCCGCCCGGCTGCCGGCCGAGCTGGTCAAGACCTTCAATGTGGTGGCGGGCCGCCCATACCGTCAGGGAACCTCTGTCTTCGACAAGGGGATCCGCTTCTCGGTGGTCAGCCGATTTGCCACCCGGGTCTGGCTCTGTGTCTTCGATACCGTCGGCGACACCGTGCCCGTCTGGGAATACGAGTTCGATCCCAGAACCGACCGCACCGGCGACGTCTGGACCATCTTCGTGGAGAATATGCCCAAGACGGTCTTGTACAAGTACCGCATGGACGGGCCCTATGAGACGGGTGCCGGCCACTACTTCGACAGCCGGGTTTATCTCCTCGATCCCTATTCCAAGGCCTTCGCGGGGAATGTGCACGATGGCACCATAAAGTGCGTTACCGTCGAAGAATCCCACTGGCACTCCAGGGACTACCGCCCCCGCATTCCCGTCAGTGAGACGATTATTTACGAGGCCCATGTGCGCGGCTTCACCCGGCATTCCTCTTCCGGCGTGGCCCATCCCGGCACCTATCGCGGCCTGATAGAGAAACTCCCGTACCTGAAAGACCTCGGGATAACGGCCATTGAGTTGTTGCCCATCCAGGAAGCGGGGGAGACCCGGCTCGGGCGTTGCAGCCTGAACGGGCGCGGCGAACTCATCAACTACTGGGGCTACAGCAGCATCGGCTTTTTCGCCCCCACGGGGTTGCACGCGTGCAGCGCGGAAGGCTGGGAACACCTGATCGAGTTTCGCGAGATGGTGGAAGCCATCCACGCCGCGGGCATGGAGATTATCCTGGATGTGGTTTTCAACCACACCTCCGAAGGCAACGAAATGGGGCCCTCCCTTTGCTTCCGGGGCATGACCAATTCCATCTTCTACCTGCTCGACGAGCGGGGCCGCTACCTGAATTACTCCGGTTGCGGCAACACGGTGAACTGCAATCATCCCCTGGTGCGCGATTTCATCCTCGACTGCCTGCGCTACTGGGTTTCCGTCATGCATATCGACGGCTTCCGCTTCGACCTGGCCTCCATCCTCGGTCGCGATCGCAACGGCGAAGTCGTGCAGAATGCGCCCCTGGTCGAACGCATCGCCGAAGACGCCGTCCTCCGCGATACCAAACTCATCGCCGAAGCCTGGGACGCCGGCGGCGCCTATCAGGTCGGCTCCTTTGGTGACAACCGCTGGGCGGAATGGAACGGGCGCTATCGCGACGACGTTCGCCGCTACTGGCGGGGCGATCCCCACACGCGGGGTACTTTTGCCTCCAGGGTCATGGGCAGCGCCGATGTCTACGAGTGGGCGGGCCGCAGCCCGGAGCACAGCATCAATTTCGTCACCTGCCACGATGGCTTCACCTTGCGCGATCTCGTTTCCTATACCCGGAAGCACAACTGGGACAATGGCGAGGGGAACCGGGACGGGAGCGACGACAACATCAGCATGAATTGCGGCGTGGAAGGGACCACCGCCATCCCCTGGGTCAACGAACTCCGCCTGCGCATGCAGAAGAACTATCTCGCCACCCTTTTCCTCTCCCTCGGCGTTCCCATGCTGCTCGGCGGCGACGAATTCGGGCGCACCCAGTCCGGCAACAACAATGCCTACTGCCAGGACAATGAAATTTCCTGGTTCAATTGGAGCCTGCTCGGGGAGTACAGCCAGCTCCACCGATTCTGCCGCGAACTCATTGCCTTCCGGAAATCGAATCCCGCCCTCACCCGCAAGATCTATTTTCCACATACCTCAGACGAAAACCTGGCCGAGGTTTTCTGGCTCGACGAACACGGACAGCCCATTGACTGGGAGAGCCCCTCCACGCTCCTGTCCTACAAGATCCAGCCCCGGTCCAATAACGGCACGGCCCTCTACCTGATCTTCAACAACAGCGAATTGGCCCAGGCGTTCCGCCTGCCCCCCGGTGCCTGGTCCATGCGGATCAATACCGGACGGCAAGCCCCCGAGGACATCTATGCCGGCGAGGCGGGCGCGCCCATGATGTCGGGCGTGCTCGAAGTGGCCGCGCGATCCGTCGTGGCCCTTTCCCAGAGCATCCCCGCCGCCCCCTGA
- a CDS encoding peptidylprolyl isomerase, protein MKRNLVTLLGVIIVIAGIVGVRTAFQQTIKTEAELAEAAETEKKLAEAAELSKAEAAKEAMAKAGEEKAAATPALDAAASEPTPQPTTLEGYEMIPWAETAPEVFRVKFDTTAGPFVVECSTKWSEEGSKRFFELCKTGFFNNSGFFRVVPGFVVQFGLAADPKMTAQYTNKNLRDEPVRKSNQKGKITFATGGPNTRTTQLFINYGDNANLDSMGFTPFGEVVYGMENVEKINPEYGEQPDQSMIKQEGTAYLKRDFPNLDFITTVSQVK, encoded by the coding sequence GTGAAGCGTAATCTGGTTACATTGCTCGGGGTTATAATCGTCATTGCCGGTATCGTAGGGGTGCGGACGGCATTCCAGCAGACCATCAAAACGGAAGCGGAGCTGGCGGAGGCGGCGGAGACGGAAAAGAAACTGGCGGAGGCGGCGGAGCTTTCCAAGGCCGAAGCCGCAAAGGAGGCGATGGCCAAGGCGGGCGAGGAGAAGGCCGCCGCCACCCCGGCGCTTGACGCCGCGGCCAGCGAGCCCACACCGCAGCCGACAACGCTGGAAGGGTATGAGATGATTCCCTGGGCGGAGACGGCCCCGGAGGTATTCCGCGTAAAATTCGATACCACGGCGGGCCCCTTCGTCGTCGAGTGCAGCACGAAGTGGTCGGAGGAGGGCTCCAAGCGCTTCTTCGAGCTTTGCAAGACGGGATTCTTCAACAACTCGGGTTTCTTCCGCGTGGTGCCCGGCTTTGTGGTGCAGTTTGGTCTGGCGGCCGACCCCAAGATGACGGCCCAGTACACCAACAAGAATCTGCGGGACGAGCCGGTGCGCAAGAGCAACCAGAAGGGCAAGATTACCTTCGCCACCGGTGGTCCGAACACACGCACAACCCAGTTGTTTATCAACTATGGGGACAACGCGAATCTGGACTCAATGGGCTTCACCCCTTTCGGCGAAGTGGTCTACGGCATGGAAAACGTGGAGAAGATCAATCCGGAATACGGTGAACAGCCGGACCAGTCCATGATCAAACAAGAGGGCACGGCCTATCTTAAGCGGGACTTTCCAAACCTCGACTTTATTACCACGGTTTCACAGGTTAAGTAA
- a CDS encoding carboxypeptidase regulatory-like domain-containing protein, translating to MRNLALSFVVAIAAVGCGDPVKPADTPPPPTAIAPAPAEAPPAPAPVPANAATPATETGFVHATVQVVDLAGKPLQGMAPIVTHQPNAFDKPVAMGDPTDQAGMGTIRFENKEHLFLRAWDPTLGYFPNNFYEVLPGGSSVEGTLSIQMVEASGLEAQLMLPDGQPAASQTVALMLSHATRGPWWPAQSTTDAEGVARFPNLPAGEFVLSFKVTAGAMLEVRETPLPPGSTVNLGVLKLQ from the coding sequence ATGAGAAACCTGGCACTCAGCTTCGTCGTTGCCATTGCCGCCGTGGGGTGTGGCGATCCCGTTAAACCCGCGGACACGCCTCCACCGCCGACCGCGATCGCACCCGCTCCGGCGGAAGCGCCACCGGCCCCCGCTCCCGTCCCGGCGAATGCGGCGACCCCGGCGACCGAGACGGGCTTTGTCCATGCGACGGTGCAGGTCGTGGATCTGGCGGGCAAGCCGCTCCAGGGCATGGCCCCCATCGTGACGCACCAGCCGAATGCCTTTGACAAGCCGGTGGCCATGGGCGATCCCACGGACCAGGCGGGCATGGGTACGATCCGCTTCGAGAACAAGGAGCACCTCTTCCTGCGCGCCTGGGACCCGACATTGGGCTATTTCCCGAACAATTTCTACGAGGTTCTTCCGGGCGGATCATCCGTGGAGGGCACGCTGAGCATCCAGATGGTGGAGGCCTCGGGGCTGGAAGCGCAGTTGATGCTGCCCGACGGCCAGCCCGCGGCAAGCCAGACCGTGGCGCTCATGTTGTCCCATGCCACGCGCGGCCCCTGGTGGCCGGCCCAGTCCACGACGGACGCGGAGGGTGTGGCGCGCTTCCCCAATCTGCCCGCGGGCGAGTTTGTGCTGAGCTTCAAGGTGACGGCGGGCGCAATGCTGGAGGTGCGCGAGACGCCCCTGCCGCCCGGCTCGACGGTGAACCTCGGGGTTTTGAAGTTGCAGTAA
- a CDS encoding 2-oxo acid dehydrogenase subunit E2 has product MFQDFRVAYLRKHVKVKDAQRFSFLRQMVAYFLSESARKTPHAAMVAQYDVTRLVEYGQKKEGEIAQDAEAMDEKSLFRRAIHKNFSAFFLKAIAHSLHHTPCMNAFIDYAPFLNGGTLYRAEDVNLSFTAHTKHGVVRPVLRNPHLKSLEQVASEMRDLVRRARRTDPEQLYFQAAGIYARVGLKELDLKAAGALWITLRGMLWQRPVPEPGYDKIPESDKLQVEDILGATCTVANIGMMISGNQTVTVIVPPEVMMFGIGDLKLAPWVVDGQVVPRYTITITGSMDHRAFDAGEAFPFGKHIKRYFDNPELIFEWKEGDPI; this is encoded by the coding sequence ATGTTTCAAGATTTTCGGGTTGCCTATTTGCGCAAACACGTCAAGGTCAAGGATGCCCAGCGTTTTTCCTTCCTGCGGCAGATGGTGGCCTATTTCCTTTCGGAATCGGCCCGAAAGACCCCCCACGCCGCCATGGTCGCCCAGTACGACGTGACCCGGCTCGTCGAATACGGCCAGAAGAAAGAGGGTGAAATCGCCCAGGACGCGGAGGCCATGGACGAGAAGTCCCTCTTCCGCCGGGCAATCCACAAGAACTTCTCGGCCTTCTTTCTCAAGGCCATCGCCCATAGTCTCCATCACACCCCCTGCATGAACGCCTTCATCGATTATGCTCCGTTTCTCAACGGCGGCACACTCTATCGGGCCGAAGACGTCAATTTGAGCTTTACCGCCCACACCAAGCACGGTGTGGTGCGGCCGGTGCTCCGCAATCCCCACCTCAAATCCCTGGAGCAGGTCGCATCGGAAATGCGCGACCTCGTCCGCCGCGCGCGCCGCACGGATCCCGAGCAGCTCTATTTTCAGGCGGCGGGTATCTACGCCAGGGTCGGCCTCAAAGAGCTCGACCTCAAGGCCGCGGGCGCCCTGTGGATCACCCTGCGCGGCATGCTCTGGCAGCGACCCGTGCCCGAGCCCGGTTATGACAAAATCCCGGAGTCGGACAAGCTTCAAGTGGAGGACATCCTCGGCGCCACCTGCACCGTGGCCAACATCGGCATGATGATTTCAGGCAACCAGACCGTTACGGTTATAGTTCCGCCCGAGGTCATGATGTTTGGCATCGGCGATCTGAAACTGGCCCCGTGGGTCGTGGATGGCCAGGTCGTGCCCCGCTACACCATCACCATCACCGGCTCCATGGATCACCGCGCCTTCGATGCGGGCGAAGCCTTCCCCTTTGGCAAGCACATCAAGCGCTACTTCGACAATCCCGAGCTGATCTTCGAATGGAAAGAGGGCGATCCCATCTGA